The following coding sequences lie in one Xylocopa sonorina isolate GNS202 chromosome 15, iyXylSono1_principal, whole genome shotgun sequence genomic window:
- the LOC143430620 gene encoding guanine nucleotide exchange factor DBS isoform X2 produces the protein MASSPTSIENQIDSFLEQFKRSASRAMEESHRSNYNACSSSISHSRSGNLDLEILEAEDVESMTGEIENGDLAIRDVADLLQSQYAIIAGGKTREGCPIITFPDNGNFHNLSDLDYQRLMLYLTSVPTLQEADLGFHLIIDRRNDKWNSVKTVLLKISGFFPGLVHVAYVLRPVGFLQKAISEVSNKLFREDFKFRVIFLANVAELHEFIDKDQLTEQLGGTLPYCHHTWIQNRISLEKFSSMTQDVSLALDSFTRRLAEIEFPNNTVATTSLLSQQQVEYNELKEEILSAARHGEALLDSVRQLTGKGTADRLGNVAAIERLLVQLEETERTFDLFWSHHSSRLRHCLALRQFEADFRELQAILDQHLKTIEEMTEVGETQARVEQLLCDTSAFQRICRGDIERAEEVISAGQQLLSGRHQCPTDVVEPKCVELQRVCTILSQRLERRLHMLTKCRELMERIDQANAWCTRGVELLASQNNTTPPDQALQELQELIEAAEEFHHPRCIFQDSIMPETKALITQVLQRIEDVSLMCDKRIMTLKQQLIKPARPVQTVTPEPIKPMQSLPQIVKPGRILKKANTMPKMEMSSIEGESSSPESESKDTEALRLKRGHVLAELVETERIYVAELGSIIKGYKMELTNEAMAHLVPAALVGKGDILFGNLEDIYIFHGETFLRDLETCISNTELVALCFVQRREVFFRLYSYYCQNISRSERLREQIQNEPQFLATCQQRLGHKLPLAAYLLKPVQRITKYQLLLKDLLKYSDEPSCSTELQEALDCMLVVLKCVNDSMHQTAITGFGGDLNAQGELLLQGSFSVWSSSKRERLLRLKPSQRHIFLYEKALIFCKHSKPQAHNKATYHFKRYLKMSQIGLTESVKGDTRRFEIWLQGRAEVHTIQAPTIDVKLSWVRQIKGVLMSQLTELKGKQNSALGKTNHKPLRQTISWEAQGSVSGSLRTLSVDGSSVISHITDVSQSTEDDVAWSSENSNTDDEDAFSENPGPAPGGRYVALADYCAVGQSEVTMREGDNLELLKVGCAGWWFVKLIGTGLEGWAPAAYLEPMNRKTSRSSQSVNSQETI, from the exons ATGGCCAGTTCGCCGACCAGTATCGAAAATCAAATAGACAGTTTTTTGGAACAGTTTAAACGCAGTGCCTCCCGCGCAATGGAGGAATCTCACAGATCTAATTACAATGCTTGCAGCAGTAGCATTAGTCACAGTCGGAGTGGAAACTTGGATCTCGAAATCTTGGAAGCTG AAGATGTAGAGAGTATGACTGGTGAAATTGAAAACGGAGATTTGGCAATTCGAGATGTTGCGGATCTTCTACAATCTCAGTACGCTATTATAGCAg GAGGAAAAACTCGAGAAGGATGTCCTATAATTACCTTTCCTGATAATGGTAATTTTCATAATTTATCAGATTTGGATTACCAACGTCTTATGCTGTATCTTACATCTGTGCCAAC aCTACAAGAAGCTGATCTTGGGTTTCACCTAATAATTGATAGAAGAAATGATAAATGGAACTCTGTGAAAACTGTGTTATTAAAAATTTCT ggaTTTTTTCCTGGTTTAGTGCACGTAGCTTATGTTTTACGTCCAGTTGGGTTTCTACAGAAGgctatttccgaagtgtcaaatAAGTTATTTAGAGAAGACTTCAAATTTAGAGTTATATTTCTAGCAAATGTTGCTGAACTTCATGAATTTATAGATAAAGATCAATTAACTGAACAACTGGGTGGTACATTGCCATATTGTCATCACACCTGGATACAGAACAGAATT AGTTTAGAAAAATTTTCATCAATGACTCAAGACGTGTCTCTCGCGCTGGATTCTTTCACACGGCGTTTAGCCGAAATTGAATTTCCTAATAACACTGTTGCGACTACATCTTTATTGTCTCAACAACAAGTGGAATATAATGAATTGAAAGAAGAAATTCTCAGTGCTGCACGACATGGTGAAGCACTGTTAGATAGTGTAAGGCAATTAACTGGCAAGGGAACAGCAGACAGATTAGGAAATGTTGCAGCAATTGAAAG ATTACTCGTTCAGTTAGAAGAAACAGAGCGAACTTTTGACTTGTTTTGGTCACATCACAGTTCACGTTTGAGACACTGCTTAGCGTTAAGACAATTCGAAGCCGATTTTAGAGAGTTACAAGCAATATTGGACCAACATTTAAAAACTATAGAAGAAATGACGGAAGTAGGAGAAACTCAAGCAAGGGTTGAGCAATTACTTTGTGACACATCAGCATTTCAAAGAATATGTAGA GGAGATATAGAACGAGCAGAGGAAGTGATATCAGCTGGTCAACAACTTTTATCTGGTAGACATCAATGTCCTACAGATGTTGTAGAACCAAAATGTGTAGAACTACAGAGAGTTTGTACTATATTAAGCCAGAGACTGGAAAGGCGATTACATATGTTAACCAAATGCAGGGAACTCATGGAACGTATAGATCAg GCAAATGCATGGTGCACACGTGGAGTAGAGCTACTTGCATCACAAAACAACACAACACCACCTGATCAAGCACTTCAAGAGTTACAAGAATTGATAGAAGCAGCTGAAGAATTCCATCATCCCAGATGTATTTTTCAGGATTCTATAATGCCTGAAACAAAGGCTCTTATTACACAA gtTCTACAAAGAATAGAGGATGTGTCTTTGATGTGTGATAAGAGAATTATGACGTTAAAACAGCAATTAATTAAACCAGCAAGACCAGTTCAAACTGTAACACCTGAACCAATTAAACCAATGCAATCACTGCCTCAAATTGTTAAACCCGGAAGAATTCTAAAAAAGGCTAACACTATGCCTAAG ATGGAGATGAGTTCTATAGAAGGAGAATCTTCCTCGCCAGAAAGTGAATCCAAGGACACGGAAGCCTTACGACTAAAACGCGGACATGTTTTAGCAGAACTTGTTGAAACTGAACGAATTTACGTTGCTGAGTTAGGTTCCATAATTAAGGGGTACAAAATGGAGTTAACAAATGAGGCAATGGCTCATTTGGTACCAGCAGCATTAGTAGGCAAGGGGGATATTTTATTTGGGAACTTGGAAGATATTTACATTTTTCATGGGGAAACATTTTTAAGAGATTTAGAAACTTGTATTTCAAACACTGAACTTGTTGCATTATGTTTTGTACAAAgg CGGGAGGTGTTCTTCAGATTGTATAGTTATTACTGTCAAAATATTTCAAGATCCGAAAGATTGCGAGAACAAATACAAAACGAACCTCAGTTTCTCGCGACTTGTCAACAGAGACTCGGTCATAAATTGCCTCTCGCTGCATACCTTTTAAAGCCTGTTCAACGTATAACGAAATACCAATTATTGTTGAAAGATCTTTTAAAATACAGTGACGAACCTTCGTGTTCCACTGagctgcaagaagcattagattgtaTGCTTGTTGTATTGAAGTGTGTTAACGATAGCATGCATCAGACCGCAATTACTGGATTTGGT GGCGATCTAAATGCACAAGGTGAACTCTTACTGCAAGGCTCTTTCAGTGTATGGAGTAGCAGTAAGCGAGAACGACTCCTCAGGTTAAAACCATCTCAGCGTCATATATTCTTATATGAGAAGGCTCTTATATTTTGTAAGCACAGTAAACCTCAAGCTCATAATAAAGCTACATACCATTTCAAACGATACTTAAAG ATGTCACAAATAGGACTAACAGAGTCAGTGAAAGGCGATACGAGACGTTTCGAGATTTGGCTACAAGGTCGGGCTGAAGTACACACAATCCAAGCGCCTACTATCGATGTCAAACTGTCTTGGGTGCGTCAGATTAAAGGCGTTCTAATGTCCCAGTTGACTGAACTTAAAGGAAAACAAAATTCTGCTCTTGGAAAGACCAATCACAA ACCGTTACGACAAACAATCTCGTGGGAAGCTCAAGGCAGCGTTTCTGGATCTTTACGGACCCTCTCAGTTGATGGAAGCAGCGTTATATCCCATATTACAGACGTTTCACAGTCTACAGAGGATGATGTTGCATGGAGCTCAGAAAATAGCAATACTGACGACGAAGATGCTTTCAGTGAGAATCCTGGTCCTGCGCCT GGCGGAAGATACGTAGCATTAGCTGATTATTGTGCAGTCGGTCAGTCAGAAGTAACGATGCGTGAGGGTGACAATTTAGAGCTTCTTAAAGTCGGTTGTGCTGGTTGGTGGTTTGTAAAATTAATAGGTACCGGATTAGAAGGATGGGCGCCCGCTGCTTACTTGGAACCAATGAATCGAAAGACTTCACGCAGTTCACAATCTGTCAACAGTCAAGAAACCATATGA
- the LOC143430620 gene encoding guanine nucleotide exchange factor DBS isoform X1, protein MASSPTSIENQIDSFLEQFKRSASRAMEESHRSNYNACSSSISHSRSGNLDLEILEAEDVESMTGEIENGDLAIRDVADLLQSQYAIIAGGKTREGCPIITFPDNGNFHNLSDLDYQRLMLYLTSVPTLQEADLGFHLIIDRRNDKWNSVKTVLLKISGFFPGLVHVAYVLRPVGFLQKAISEVSNKLFREDFKFRVIFLANVAELHEFIDKDQLTEQLGGTLPYCHHTWIQNRISLEKFSSMTQDVSLALDSFTRRLAEIEFPNNTVATTSLLSQQQVEYNELKEEILSAARHGEALLDSVRQLTGKGTADRLGNVAAIERLLVQLEETERTFDLFWSHHSSRLRHCLALRQFEADFRELQAILDQHLKTIEEMTEVGETQARVEQLLCDTSAFQRICRGDIERAEEVISAGQQLLSGRHQCPTDVVEPKCVELQRVCTILSQRLERRLHMLTKCRELMERIDQANAWCTRGVELLASQNNTTPPDQALQELQELIEAAEEFHHPRCIFQDSIMPETKALITQVLQRIEDVSLMCDKRIMTLKQQLIKPARPVQTVTPEPIKPMQSLPQIVKPGRILKKANTMPKMEMSSIEGESSSPESESKDTEALRLKRGHVLAELVETERIYVAELGSIIKGYKMELTNEAMAHLVPAALVGKGDILFGNLEDIYIFHGETFLRDLETCISNTELVALCFVQRREVFFRLYSYYCQNISRSERLREQIQNEPQFLATCQQRLGHKLPLAAYLLKPVQRITKYQLLLKDLLKYSDEPSCSTELQEALDCMLVVLKCVNDSMHQTAITGFGGDLNAQGELLLQGSFSVWSSSKRERLLRLKPSQRHIFLYEKALIFCKHSKPQAHNKATYHFKRYLKMSQIGLTESVKGDTRRFEIWLQGRAEVHTIQAPTIDVKLSWVRQIKGVLMSQLTELKGKQNSALGKTNHNFMQNGSRPLRQTISWEAQGSVSGSLRTLSVDGSSVISHITDVSQSTEDDVAWSSENSNTDDEDAFSENPGPAPGGRYVALADYCAVGQSEVTMREGDNLELLKVGCAGWWFVKLIGTGLEGWAPAAYLEPMNRKTSRSSQSVNSQETI, encoded by the exons ATGGCCAGTTCGCCGACCAGTATCGAAAATCAAATAGACAGTTTTTTGGAACAGTTTAAACGCAGTGCCTCCCGCGCAATGGAGGAATCTCACAGATCTAATTACAATGCTTGCAGCAGTAGCATTAGTCACAGTCGGAGTGGAAACTTGGATCTCGAAATCTTGGAAGCTG AAGATGTAGAGAGTATGACTGGTGAAATTGAAAACGGAGATTTGGCAATTCGAGATGTTGCGGATCTTCTACAATCTCAGTACGCTATTATAGCAg GAGGAAAAACTCGAGAAGGATGTCCTATAATTACCTTTCCTGATAATGGTAATTTTCATAATTTATCAGATTTGGATTACCAACGTCTTATGCTGTATCTTACATCTGTGCCAAC aCTACAAGAAGCTGATCTTGGGTTTCACCTAATAATTGATAGAAGAAATGATAAATGGAACTCTGTGAAAACTGTGTTATTAAAAATTTCT ggaTTTTTTCCTGGTTTAGTGCACGTAGCTTATGTTTTACGTCCAGTTGGGTTTCTACAGAAGgctatttccgaagtgtcaaatAAGTTATTTAGAGAAGACTTCAAATTTAGAGTTATATTTCTAGCAAATGTTGCTGAACTTCATGAATTTATAGATAAAGATCAATTAACTGAACAACTGGGTGGTACATTGCCATATTGTCATCACACCTGGATACAGAACAGAATT AGTTTAGAAAAATTTTCATCAATGACTCAAGACGTGTCTCTCGCGCTGGATTCTTTCACACGGCGTTTAGCCGAAATTGAATTTCCTAATAACACTGTTGCGACTACATCTTTATTGTCTCAACAACAAGTGGAATATAATGAATTGAAAGAAGAAATTCTCAGTGCTGCACGACATGGTGAAGCACTGTTAGATAGTGTAAGGCAATTAACTGGCAAGGGAACAGCAGACAGATTAGGAAATGTTGCAGCAATTGAAAG ATTACTCGTTCAGTTAGAAGAAACAGAGCGAACTTTTGACTTGTTTTGGTCACATCACAGTTCACGTTTGAGACACTGCTTAGCGTTAAGACAATTCGAAGCCGATTTTAGAGAGTTACAAGCAATATTGGACCAACATTTAAAAACTATAGAAGAAATGACGGAAGTAGGAGAAACTCAAGCAAGGGTTGAGCAATTACTTTGTGACACATCAGCATTTCAAAGAATATGTAGA GGAGATATAGAACGAGCAGAGGAAGTGATATCAGCTGGTCAACAACTTTTATCTGGTAGACATCAATGTCCTACAGATGTTGTAGAACCAAAATGTGTAGAACTACAGAGAGTTTGTACTATATTAAGCCAGAGACTGGAAAGGCGATTACATATGTTAACCAAATGCAGGGAACTCATGGAACGTATAGATCAg GCAAATGCATGGTGCACACGTGGAGTAGAGCTACTTGCATCACAAAACAACACAACACCACCTGATCAAGCACTTCAAGAGTTACAAGAATTGATAGAAGCAGCTGAAGAATTCCATCATCCCAGATGTATTTTTCAGGATTCTATAATGCCTGAAACAAAGGCTCTTATTACACAA gtTCTACAAAGAATAGAGGATGTGTCTTTGATGTGTGATAAGAGAATTATGACGTTAAAACAGCAATTAATTAAACCAGCAAGACCAGTTCAAACTGTAACACCTGAACCAATTAAACCAATGCAATCACTGCCTCAAATTGTTAAACCCGGAAGAATTCTAAAAAAGGCTAACACTATGCCTAAG ATGGAGATGAGTTCTATAGAAGGAGAATCTTCCTCGCCAGAAAGTGAATCCAAGGACACGGAAGCCTTACGACTAAAACGCGGACATGTTTTAGCAGAACTTGTTGAAACTGAACGAATTTACGTTGCTGAGTTAGGTTCCATAATTAAGGGGTACAAAATGGAGTTAACAAATGAGGCAATGGCTCATTTGGTACCAGCAGCATTAGTAGGCAAGGGGGATATTTTATTTGGGAACTTGGAAGATATTTACATTTTTCATGGGGAAACATTTTTAAGAGATTTAGAAACTTGTATTTCAAACACTGAACTTGTTGCATTATGTTTTGTACAAAgg CGGGAGGTGTTCTTCAGATTGTATAGTTATTACTGTCAAAATATTTCAAGATCCGAAAGATTGCGAGAACAAATACAAAACGAACCTCAGTTTCTCGCGACTTGTCAACAGAGACTCGGTCATAAATTGCCTCTCGCTGCATACCTTTTAAAGCCTGTTCAACGTATAACGAAATACCAATTATTGTTGAAAGATCTTTTAAAATACAGTGACGAACCTTCGTGTTCCACTGagctgcaagaagcattagattgtaTGCTTGTTGTATTGAAGTGTGTTAACGATAGCATGCATCAGACCGCAATTACTGGATTTGGT GGCGATCTAAATGCACAAGGTGAACTCTTACTGCAAGGCTCTTTCAGTGTATGGAGTAGCAGTAAGCGAGAACGACTCCTCAGGTTAAAACCATCTCAGCGTCATATATTCTTATATGAGAAGGCTCTTATATTTTGTAAGCACAGTAAACCTCAAGCTCATAATAAAGCTACATACCATTTCAAACGATACTTAAAG ATGTCACAAATAGGACTAACAGAGTCAGTGAAAGGCGATACGAGACGTTTCGAGATTTGGCTACAAGGTCGGGCTGAAGTACACACAATCCAAGCGCCTACTATCGATGTCAAACTGTCTTGGGTGCGTCAGATTAAAGGCGTTCTAATGTCCCAGTTGACTGAACTTAAAGGAAAACAAAATTCTGCTCTTGGAAAGACCAATCACAA CTTTATGCAAAATGGCTCTAGACCGTTACGACAAACAATCTCGTGGGAAGCTCAAGGCAGCGTTTCTGGATCTTTACGGACCCTCTCAGTTGATGGAAGCAGCGTTATATCCCATATTACAGACGTTTCACAGTCTACAGAGGATGATGTTGCATGGAGCTCAGAAAATAGCAATACTGACGACGAAGATGCTTTCAGTGAGAATCCTGGTCCTGCGCCT GGCGGAAGATACGTAGCATTAGCTGATTATTGTGCAGTCGGTCAGTCAGAAGTAACGATGCGTGAGGGTGACAATTTAGAGCTTCTTAAAGTCGGTTGTGCTGGTTGGTGGTTTGTAAAATTAATAGGTACCGGATTAGAAGGATGGGCGCCCGCTGCTTACTTGGAACCAATGAATCGAAAGACTTCACGCAGTTCACAATCTGTCAACAGTCAAGAAACCATATGA
- the LOC143430620 gene encoding guanine nucleotide exchange factor DBS isoform X3: MILRQKSAHNCNCPCHQHCSTKCAEDVESMTGEIENGDLAIRDVADLLQSQYAIIAGGKTREGCPIITFPDNGNFHNLSDLDYQRLMLYLTSVPTLQEADLGFHLIIDRRNDKWNSVKTVLLKISGFFPGLVHVAYVLRPVGFLQKAISEVSNKLFREDFKFRVIFLANVAELHEFIDKDQLTEQLGGTLPYCHHTWIQNRISLEKFSSMTQDVSLALDSFTRRLAEIEFPNNTVATTSLLSQQQVEYNELKEEILSAARHGEALLDSVRQLTGKGTADRLGNVAAIERLLVQLEETERTFDLFWSHHSSRLRHCLALRQFEADFRELQAILDQHLKTIEEMTEVGETQARVEQLLCDTSAFQRICRGDIERAEEVISAGQQLLSGRHQCPTDVVEPKCVELQRVCTILSQRLERRLHMLTKCRELMERIDQANAWCTRGVELLASQNNTTPPDQALQELQELIEAAEEFHHPRCIFQDSIMPETKALITQVLQRIEDVSLMCDKRIMTLKQQLIKPARPVQTVTPEPIKPMQSLPQIVKPGRILKKANTMPKMEMSSIEGESSSPESESKDTEALRLKRGHVLAELVETERIYVAELGSIIKGYKMELTNEAMAHLVPAALVGKGDILFGNLEDIYIFHGETFLRDLETCISNTELVALCFVQRREVFFRLYSYYCQNISRSERLREQIQNEPQFLATCQQRLGHKLPLAAYLLKPVQRITKYQLLLKDLLKYSDEPSCSTELQEALDCMLVVLKCVNDSMHQTAITGFGGDLNAQGELLLQGSFSVWSSSKRERLLRLKPSQRHIFLYEKALIFCKHSKPQAHNKATYHFKRYLKMSQIGLTESVKGDTRRFEIWLQGRAEVHTIQAPTIDVKLSWVRQIKGVLMSQLTELKGKQNSALGKTNHNFMQNGSRPLRQTISWEAQGSVSGSLRTLSVDGSSVISHITDVSQSTEDDVAWSSENSNTDDEDAFSENPGPAPGGRYVALADYCAVGQSEVTMREGDNLELLKVGCAGWWFVKLIGTGLEGWAPAAYLEPMNRKTSRSSQSVNSQETI, from the exons atgATTCTTCGACAAAAATCCGCACACAACTGCAATTGCCCGTGCCATCAACATTGTTCGACAAAATGTGCAG AAGATGTAGAGAGTATGACTGGTGAAATTGAAAACGGAGATTTGGCAATTCGAGATGTTGCGGATCTTCTACAATCTCAGTACGCTATTATAGCAg GAGGAAAAACTCGAGAAGGATGTCCTATAATTACCTTTCCTGATAATGGTAATTTTCATAATTTATCAGATTTGGATTACCAACGTCTTATGCTGTATCTTACATCTGTGCCAAC aCTACAAGAAGCTGATCTTGGGTTTCACCTAATAATTGATAGAAGAAATGATAAATGGAACTCTGTGAAAACTGTGTTATTAAAAATTTCT ggaTTTTTTCCTGGTTTAGTGCACGTAGCTTATGTTTTACGTCCAGTTGGGTTTCTACAGAAGgctatttccgaagtgtcaaatAAGTTATTTAGAGAAGACTTCAAATTTAGAGTTATATTTCTAGCAAATGTTGCTGAACTTCATGAATTTATAGATAAAGATCAATTAACTGAACAACTGGGTGGTACATTGCCATATTGTCATCACACCTGGATACAGAACAGAATT AGTTTAGAAAAATTTTCATCAATGACTCAAGACGTGTCTCTCGCGCTGGATTCTTTCACACGGCGTTTAGCCGAAATTGAATTTCCTAATAACACTGTTGCGACTACATCTTTATTGTCTCAACAACAAGTGGAATATAATGAATTGAAAGAAGAAATTCTCAGTGCTGCACGACATGGTGAAGCACTGTTAGATAGTGTAAGGCAATTAACTGGCAAGGGAACAGCAGACAGATTAGGAAATGTTGCAGCAATTGAAAG ATTACTCGTTCAGTTAGAAGAAACAGAGCGAACTTTTGACTTGTTTTGGTCACATCACAGTTCACGTTTGAGACACTGCTTAGCGTTAAGACAATTCGAAGCCGATTTTAGAGAGTTACAAGCAATATTGGACCAACATTTAAAAACTATAGAAGAAATGACGGAAGTAGGAGAAACTCAAGCAAGGGTTGAGCAATTACTTTGTGACACATCAGCATTTCAAAGAATATGTAGA GGAGATATAGAACGAGCAGAGGAAGTGATATCAGCTGGTCAACAACTTTTATCTGGTAGACATCAATGTCCTACAGATGTTGTAGAACCAAAATGTGTAGAACTACAGAGAGTTTGTACTATATTAAGCCAGAGACTGGAAAGGCGATTACATATGTTAACCAAATGCAGGGAACTCATGGAACGTATAGATCAg GCAAATGCATGGTGCACACGTGGAGTAGAGCTACTTGCATCACAAAACAACACAACACCACCTGATCAAGCACTTCAAGAGTTACAAGAATTGATAGAAGCAGCTGAAGAATTCCATCATCCCAGATGTATTTTTCAGGATTCTATAATGCCTGAAACAAAGGCTCTTATTACACAA gtTCTACAAAGAATAGAGGATGTGTCTTTGATGTGTGATAAGAGAATTATGACGTTAAAACAGCAATTAATTAAACCAGCAAGACCAGTTCAAACTGTAACACCTGAACCAATTAAACCAATGCAATCACTGCCTCAAATTGTTAAACCCGGAAGAATTCTAAAAAAGGCTAACACTATGCCTAAG ATGGAGATGAGTTCTATAGAAGGAGAATCTTCCTCGCCAGAAAGTGAATCCAAGGACACGGAAGCCTTACGACTAAAACGCGGACATGTTTTAGCAGAACTTGTTGAAACTGAACGAATTTACGTTGCTGAGTTAGGTTCCATAATTAAGGGGTACAAAATGGAGTTAACAAATGAGGCAATGGCTCATTTGGTACCAGCAGCATTAGTAGGCAAGGGGGATATTTTATTTGGGAACTTGGAAGATATTTACATTTTTCATGGGGAAACATTTTTAAGAGATTTAGAAACTTGTATTTCAAACACTGAACTTGTTGCATTATGTTTTGTACAAAgg CGGGAGGTGTTCTTCAGATTGTATAGTTATTACTGTCAAAATATTTCAAGATCCGAAAGATTGCGAGAACAAATACAAAACGAACCTCAGTTTCTCGCGACTTGTCAACAGAGACTCGGTCATAAATTGCCTCTCGCTGCATACCTTTTAAAGCCTGTTCAACGTATAACGAAATACCAATTATTGTTGAAAGATCTTTTAAAATACAGTGACGAACCTTCGTGTTCCACTGagctgcaagaagcattagattgtaTGCTTGTTGTATTGAAGTGTGTTAACGATAGCATGCATCAGACCGCAATTACTGGATTTGGT GGCGATCTAAATGCACAAGGTGAACTCTTACTGCAAGGCTCTTTCAGTGTATGGAGTAGCAGTAAGCGAGAACGACTCCTCAGGTTAAAACCATCTCAGCGTCATATATTCTTATATGAGAAGGCTCTTATATTTTGTAAGCACAGTAAACCTCAAGCTCATAATAAAGCTACATACCATTTCAAACGATACTTAAAG ATGTCACAAATAGGACTAACAGAGTCAGTGAAAGGCGATACGAGACGTTTCGAGATTTGGCTACAAGGTCGGGCTGAAGTACACACAATCCAAGCGCCTACTATCGATGTCAAACTGTCTTGGGTGCGTCAGATTAAAGGCGTTCTAATGTCCCAGTTGACTGAACTTAAAGGAAAACAAAATTCTGCTCTTGGAAAGACCAATCACAA CTTTATGCAAAATGGCTCTAGACCGTTACGACAAACAATCTCGTGGGAAGCTCAAGGCAGCGTTTCTGGATCTTTACGGACCCTCTCAGTTGATGGAAGCAGCGTTATATCCCATATTACAGACGTTTCACAGTCTACAGAGGATGATGTTGCATGGAGCTCAGAAAATAGCAATACTGACGACGAAGATGCTTTCAGTGAGAATCCTGGTCCTGCGCCT GGCGGAAGATACGTAGCATTAGCTGATTATTGTGCAGTCGGTCAGTCAGAAGTAACGATGCGTGAGGGTGACAATTTAGAGCTTCTTAAAGTCGGTTGTGCTGGTTGGTGGTTTGTAAAATTAATAGGTACCGGATTAGAAGGATGGGCGCCCGCTGCTTACTTGGAACCAATGAATCGAAAGACTTCACGCAGTTCACAATCTGTCAACAGTCAAGAAACCATATGA